The following are from one region of the Methanobacterium spitsbergense genome:
- a CDS encoding rubrerythrin family protein, which translates to MATIDNLKEAFAGESQANRKYLAFAKKADEEGFFQVARLFRAAAEAETVHAHNHLTVMKGINSTKENLKEAIAGEVEEFKEMYPAFIKEAEKENNKEAHWTFNVANQVEEIHADLYSKALEALGENVEVPYYVCNFCGNTVEKEAPDICSVCGAPKAEFKKID; encoded by the coding sequence ATGGCTACTATAGACAATTTAAAGGAAGCATTTGCAGGTGAATCACAGGCAAATAGAAAATATTTAGCTTTTGCTAAGAAAGCAGATGAAGAAGGATTTTTCCAAGTTGCAAGATTGTTTAGGGCTGCAGCAGAAGCAGAAACTGTCCATGCACATAACCATCTTACAGTAATGAAAGGCATTAATAGTACAAAGGAAAATCTCAAAGAAGCCATTGCTGGTGAAGTTGAAGAATTTAAGGAAATGTATCCTGCTTTTATAAAAGAGGCAGAAAAAGAAAACAATAAGGAAGCTCATTGGACTTTTAATGTTGCCAATCAGGTGGAAGAGATTCATGCAGATCTGTACAGTAAAGCATTGGAAGCATTGGGAGAAAATGTAGAAGTTCCTTATTATGTATGCAATTTCTGTGGAAATACTGTAGAGAAAGAAGCTCCAGATATATGTTCTGTGTGTGGTGCGCCTAAAGCAGAATTTAAGAAAATTGATTAA